The following coding sequences are from one Sphingobium sp. Cam5-1 window:
- a CDS encoding RNA degradosome polyphosphate kinase, translating into MAEADPSASLTLPTDRYFNRELSWLAFNQRVLEEAMNRAHPLLERLRFLSISGANLDEFFSVRVAGLKGQQLQDVDMRSADGLTPAQQLAAITDETARLMTAQQKVWGALHGELVQVGIEVIGPSSPLDPSCETWLREHFLGQIFPILTPQALDPAHPFPFIPNQGLSIVFDLERLSDKQPIRELVMIPSSLARFVRMPGTPARYMALEAVIRRFSGDLFPGYRVRNSGVFRIIRDSDIEIEEEAEDLVRYFRSAIKRRRRGRVIRMEIEERIPEPVEEMLQDMLQGHEAIIAEVEGFVGIGDLSGIVEEDRPDLKFEPYAPRFPERIREYGGDCFAAIRAKDIVVHHPYEAFDVVVSFLKQAASDPDVVAIKQTLYRAGKQSAIIRALIDAAEAGKSVTAVVELKARFDEEQNLMWADALERAGVQVVYGFIDWKTHAKVSMVVRREGEAFRTYCHFGTGNYHPVTARIYTDLSFFTADPAYGRDAAALFNYITGYVEPQALEKLVMSPRDLRNRLCQLIDAEIEHVRAGRPGNIWAKMNSLVDPAIIEKLYAASNAGVQIDLIVRGICCLRPGVPGMSENIRVKSVVGRFLEHSRITAFGNGKALPNNGAKVFISSADWMPRNFDRRVEFLAPVENPTVHDQILDQVMVANLIDTEQSWELDSDGHYDRLDPTDRPFNLHRYFMTNPSLSGRGAALDSGAVPTLRLRGRA; encoded by the coding sequence GTGGCCGAAGCCGATCCGTCCGCCAGCCTGACACTGCCCACCGACCGCTATTTCAACCGGGAGCTGTCCTGGCTGGCGTTCAACCAGCGCGTGCTGGAAGAGGCGATGAACCGCGCGCATCCGCTGCTGGAGCGGCTGCGGTTCCTGTCGATTTCTGGCGCGAACCTGGATGAATTTTTCAGCGTGCGCGTGGCGGGGCTCAAGGGCCAGCAGTTGCAGGATGTCGACATGCGGTCGGCCGATGGGCTGACGCCTGCGCAGCAACTTGCGGCGATCACCGACGAAACCGCGCGGCTGATGACAGCGCAGCAGAAGGTCTGGGGCGCGCTGCATGGCGAATTGGTTCAGGTTGGGATCGAGGTTATCGGCCCGTCGAGCCCGCTCGATCCGTCATGCGAGACATGGCTGCGGGAGCATTTCCTGGGCCAGATCTTCCCGATTCTGACGCCGCAGGCGCTGGACCCGGCGCATCCTTTTCCCTTCATCCCCAATCAGGGGCTGTCGATCGTCTTCGACCTCGAACGGCTGTCGGACAAGCAGCCGATCCGCGAGCTGGTGATGATCCCGTCCTCGCTCGCCCGCTTTGTGCGGATGCCGGGCACGCCTGCGCGCTACATGGCTTTGGAGGCGGTGATCCGTCGCTTTTCGGGCGATCTCTTTCCCGGCTATCGGGTGCGCAACAGCGGCGTGTTCCGCATCATCCGCGACAGCGATATCGAGATTGAGGAAGAGGCGGAGGATCTGGTCCGCTATTTCCGCAGCGCCATCAAGCGGCGGCGGCGGGGCCGCGTGATCCGCATGGAGATCGAGGAGCGCATTCCCGAGCCGGTCGAGGAAATGTTGCAGGACATGCTTCAGGGGCATGAGGCGATCATTGCCGAGGTCGAGGGGTTCGTCGGGATTGGCGATCTGAGCGGCATTGTCGAGGAAGACCGGCCGGATTTGAAGTTCGAGCCATATGCGCCGCGCTTCCCCGAGCGCATCCGCGAATATGGCGGGGATTGCTTTGCGGCGATCCGGGCGAAGGACATTGTCGTCCACCACCCCTATGAAGCGTTCGACGTGGTCGTTTCCTTCCTGAAACAAGCGGCGTCTGACCCGGACGTGGTGGCGATCAAGCAGACGCTCTATCGCGCAGGCAAGCAGTCGGCGATCATCCGCGCGCTGATCGACGCGGCGGAGGCGGGCAAGTCGGTGACGGCGGTCGTTGAACTCAAGGCACGGTTCGATGAAGAGCAGAATCTGATGTGGGCCGACGCGCTGGAGCGGGCGGGCGTTCAGGTGGTCTATGGCTTCATCGACTGGAAGACCCACGCCAAGGTGTCGATGGTCGTCCGGCGCGAGGGCGAAGCGTTCCGCACCTACTGCCATTTCGGCACGGGCAATTATCACCCTGTCACCGCGCGCATTTATACGGATTTGAGCTTCTTCACCGCCGATCCCGCTTATGGTCGGGATGCCGCCGCGCTGTTCAACTATATCACCGGCTATGTCGAACCCCAGGCGCTGGAAAAGCTGGTGATGAGCCCGCGCGATCTGCGCAATCGCCTCTGTCAGCTGATCGACGCGGAGATCGAGCATGTCCGCGCCGGGCGGCCCGGCAATATCTGGGCGAAGATGAACTCGCTCGTCGATCCGGCGATCATCGAGAAGCTCTATGCCGCCAGCAATGCGGGGGTGCAGATCGACCTGATCGTGCGCGGCATCTGCTGCCTGCGGCCGGGCGTGCCGGGCATGTCCGAAAATATCCGGGTGAAATCGGTTGTCGGCCGCTTTCTGGAGCATAGCCGCATCACCGCCTTCGGCAACGGCAAGGCGCTGCCCAACAATGGCGCGAAGGTGTTCATCAGCTCGGCCGACTGGATGCCAAGGAACTTCGACCGGCGCGTCGAATTTCTTGCCCCTGTGGAGAACCCGACCGTTCACGACCAGATTTTGGACCAGGTGATGGTCGCGAACCTGATCGACACTGAACAAAGTTGGGAACTGGACAGCGACGGCCATTATGACCGCCTCGATCCCACCGATCGGCCGTTCAACCTGCACCGCTATTTCATGACCAACCCGTCGCTTTCGGGCCGGGGCGCGGCGCTGGACAGCGGGGCGGTGCCGACATTGCGCCTGCGCGGACGGGCCTGA